One window from the genome of Chloroflexota bacterium encodes:
- the dcd gene encoding dCTP deaminase — MVLSDQELWMEIGTGRLSFDPSISPEQVSPSAIDLRLGNNFTVFKEPKEGVTTILDPTKVDNIESIISGFADETTVQDGDQFILKSKSFVLAYTKEYIRLPNYLAARIEGRSSLARIGISIHQTAPTVHATFEGQLRLEILNNGMLDCALTPGMRFCQLVIERLGSPAISTLRSPFQQQRQDI; from the coding sequence ATGGTACTTAGCGACCAAGAACTCTGGATGGAAATCGGTACCGGTCGGCTCTCCTTCGATCCCTCGATTTCACCTGAGCAAGTTAGTCCTTCTGCCATTGACCTACGCCTCGGCAACAATTTCACGGTGTTCAAGGAACCTAAGGAGGGAGTTACAACGATTCTCGATCCGACCAAGGTTGACAACATAGAGTCGATCATATCGGGATTCGCAGACGAAACGACAGTTCAGGATGGCGATCAATTCATATTGAAGTCCAAGTCATTTGTGCTTGCATACACGAAGGAGTATATTAGGCTGCCGAACTACCTAGCAGCCAGAATTGAAGGAAGAAGCTCCCTTGCCAGAATTGGCATATCCATCCACCAAACCGCCCCCACTGTCCACGCAACCTTTGAGGGTCAACTCAGGCTTGAGATTCTCAACAACGGGATGCTTGATTGTGCCCTTACGCCAGGTATGCGATTCTGCCAGCTTGTCATTGAGCGATTAGGTAGCCCGGCAATCTCTACTTTAAGGAGCCCGTTTCAGCAGCAACGGCAGGACATATAA
- a CDS encoding ThiF family adenylyltransferase: MIQATPRTIRELHELLLPVGVDLVGTLRERLYGLTSNTEAMRGVDGFSLVLLVRLPKTRVAGGEVESEELRAFAFKGPLSAVAREVSSLSCDTDENRMVDASENVELVPLNPRPGLTRALAAEVNGQHPNASHVIAVGLGSLGSQVVVNLVRGGFGQWTLVDNDLLQPHNMGRHALGSWAVGWPKAIGLAEMLNTIVEGPAIAHGVVESVGRLNAPTKRSPAEWRSASTILDMSASIAVARYLCHNIQSSARRVSLFLNPSGTALTLLAEDRERSVPLDFLEMQHYRALTHDTDLAGLLSPPSTMRSGVGCRDVSTQIPQDMVSVFAGIGSRSIRRTDETDRAQIVTWKLDEPTDSIICTEIEVSGVHRRKENGWRIFFDSTLERRLRDYRNAKLPSETGGILIGSSDMGRRIIYVVDATEAPRDSQECPHGFLRGSQGLQQAVQRIQEATSGMLGYIGEWHSHPPKTTADPSIADRKVMEWVKETLDDEGQVGIVGIVGSKRRLNFILCGSTLY; the protein is encoded by the coding sequence GTGATTCAAGCGACACCGAGGACAATTAGAGAATTGCACGAACTTTTGCTCCCAGTCGGAGTTGATCTAGTGGGAACCCTGCGTGAGCGGCTCTATGGTCTGACAAGCAATACCGAGGCAATGCGTGGTGTCGATGGCTTTAGTCTGGTTCTGCTGGTGCGTCTTCCGAAGACTAGGGTTGCAGGTGGGGAGGTCGAGTCGGAGGAGCTACGGGCGTTTGCCTTCAAGGGGCCACTCAGTGCCGTAGCGAGGGAAGTGTCTAGTCTATCGTGTGATACCGACGAGAATAGAATGGTAGATGCAAGCGAGAATGTAGAGCTTGTGCCCTTAAACCCTAGGCCAGGGCTTACACGAGCGCTAGCGGCGGAGGTCAATGGTCAACACCCAAATGCCTCTCATGTGATCGCCGTGGGCCTAGGATCTCTCGGTTCACAGGTGGTCGTCAACCTGGTTCGGGGAGGTTTCGGTCAATGGACTTTGGTTGATAACGACCTCCTGCAGCCACACAACATGGGTCGCCACGCCCTCGGGAGTTGGGCAGTGGGGTGGCCCAAGGCGATAGGGTTGGCAGAGATGCTGAACACCATTGTCGAAGGGCCGGCAATAGCACATGGTGTCGTAGAAAGCGTGGGAAGACTTAATGCCCCCACTAAGCGGTCACCTGCAGAGTGGAGGTCCGCCAGCACTATTCTTGATATGTCCGCGTCTATTGCCGTTGCACGCTATCTTTGTCACAACATTCAGTCGTCGGCCCGTCGGGTTTCATTGTTTCTCAATCCCTCTGGTACTGCACTGACGTTGCTTGCAGAGGACAGGGAAAGAAGCGTTCCTCTCGATTTCCTAGAAATGCAGCACTACCGAGCGCTGACCCACGACACAGACTTAGCGGGGCTTCTCTCTCCACCCTCCACGATGCGTTCCGGAGTGGGCTGTCGGGATGTTTCCACGCAGATTCCTCAAGATATGGTTAGCGTCTTTGCTGGTATCGGGAGTCGGTCAATCAGGCGCACCGACGAAACGGACAGAGCACAAATTGTAACCTGGAAACTGGATGAGCCTACAGATTCGATTATCTGTACAGAGATTGAGGTATCGGGTGTGCACCGCAGAAAAGAGAATGGGTGGCGAATCTTCTTTGACTCAACACTGGAGAGGAGACTGAGGGATTACCGCAACGCGAAGTTGCCGAGTGAGACTGGTGGAATCCTGATAGGCTCTTCGGATATGGGGCGCCGGATAATTTACGTTGTCGATGCGACTGAGGCGCCACGAGATAGTCAGGAATGCCCCCACGGCTTTCTTCGTGGCTCGCAAGGTCTTCAACAGGCAGTTCAGAGGATACAAGAGGCGACCAGTGGCATGCTGGGGTATATCGGCGAATGGCATTCACATCCACCGAAAACAACCGCTGATCCCAGCATCGCGGACAGGAAGGTGATGGAGTGGGTTAAGGAGACACTGGACGACGAAGGTCAAGTTGGGATCGTCGGGATTGTCGGCAGTAAGCGGAGGTTGAATTTCATTCTTTGCGGTAGCACACTCTATTGA
- a CDS encoding XRE family transcriptional regulator, translating to MIGDRLKLARSASGLSLRELSDRIHNRVSAQAIGKYERNESMPSSGVLIALADALWISVNYLTGNPSISLQSVEFRAKGIASKKEEDRIKATVLHKLERYLTIERILNLPSIHWQEPMSAPYPVTHDLLEVDRAASRLRNDWGLGNNPIPDMAELMEDRGVKVLFCELSGVDGLTAQVLGEGLQEAHVIVVNLDHTRDRQRFTIAHEIGHMVLDVTPGIDKEKAAYRFAGAFLMPEEVLWAKIGKHRSAIDWKELLALKLVFGISVQAITYRCKDLGIISQALMGRLFDIFEENGWRSPPYREPLDILDSPFGRFERLCLRALAERAISESKASELLERAVSDLDALWEGELTQ from the coding sequence ATGATAGGCGATCGACTGAAGTTGGCTCGCTCCGCCTCAGGACTTTCACTTCGAGAGTTAAGCGACCGCATTCACAATCGGGTCTCGGCTCAGGCGATTGGCAAGTATGAACGCAATGAGAGCATGCCCAGCTCTGGTGTCCTGATTGCCCTCGCTGACGCTCTTTGGATTTCAGTCAACTACCTTACTGGGAACCCGAGCATTAGCCTTCAGTCGGTAGAGTTTCGCGCTAAAGGCATTGCGAGCAAGAAGGAGGAAGACCGAATCAAAGCCACGGTTCTTCATAAACTCGAACGCTACCTCACAATTGAGAGGATACTCAACCTGCCCAGTATTCATTGGCAAGAACCCATGTCGGCTCCCTATCCCGTCACCCATGATCTATTAGAGGTCGACAGGGCGGCCAGCAGATTGAGAAATGACTGGGGGTTGGGGAACAATCCGATTCCTGACATGGCTGAGTTAATGGAGGACAGAGGTGTCAAGGTCTTGTTCTGTGAGTTGTCAGGAGTTGATGGCCTTACCGCCCAGGTACTCGGAGAAGGTCTGCAAGAAGCCCATGTGATTGTGGTGAACCTGGATCATACAAGGGATCGACAGCGATTTACAATTGCCCATGAAATAGGGCATATGGTTCTTGATGTTACGCCGGGAATTGATAAAGAAAAGGCAGCTTACCGCTTCGCCGGCGCGTTCCTCATGCCGGAAGAGGTACTCTGGGCCAAGATCGGCAAGCATCGTTCAGCAATAGATTGGAAGGAACTTCTCGCTCTGAAACTAGTATTCGGCATAAGCGTACAAGCAATCACATACAGATGCAAAGACCTAGGAATAATTAGTCAGGCGCTCATGGGGAGACTGTTTGATATTTTTGAAGAAAACGGATGGAGGAGCCCCCCGTACAGAGAACCACTTGATATACTGGATAGCCCTTTCGGACGATTCGAGAGGCTGTGCCTTCGCGCGTTGGCAGAACGGGCGATCTCAGAATCGAAGGCTTCCGAGCTTCTCGAAAGGGCGGTTTCTGATCTGGATGCTTTGTGGGAAGGGGAGCTAACCCAGTGA
- a CDS encoding patatin-like phospholipase family protein, producing the protein MLNQGSLYDARPSEVGLALSGGGFRATLFHLGAAWRLNELGLLRAIDRISSVSGGSLLAGLLAIRWSSLDFGEGVASNFCREVVEPIWNLCGRNIDVWATVRSLMMRSNALPYFYRKHLVGDHTLQDMPDAPEFLFNAAHLETGRNWTFSKAAMRTYMLGIVEKPNVYLANVLAASSALPPVFPPMILRLDPDVFRRSEYARLFDRVDLKRRVSLLDGGVYDNLGVQPISRFGTLLVSDASGPLESEIGGAPLRTLFHRTMRPIAIAVEQTRALRRRDTLRQLENGERQGAWWAVGTRTQAYPVKSPFEVAEGWTALLESTRTRLNSFSDEEKARMINWGYLQCDLSVRSHYRKEASPPISLPYPEYSFDRDPSEAVR; encoded by the coding sequence ATGCTGAACCAAGGTTCCCTCTATGATGCACGACCGAGTGAAGTAGGGCTGGCTCTGTCCGGTGGGGGATTCCGTGCAACGCTGTTCCATCTTGGCGCTGCATGGAGGCTCAATGAGCTTGGTTTGCTGAGGGCAATAGATCGCATTTCGTCTGTTTCCGGTGGCTCACTTCTGGCCGGCCTCTTGGCCATTCGGTGGTCTAGTCTTGATTTTGGCGAAGGAGTAGCCTCCAACTTTTGCCGGGAGGTCGTAGAGCCCATATGGAACCTTTGCGGCCGAAACATAGACGTATGGGCAACAGTGCGAAGTCTTATGATGCGTTCAAACGCCCTACCCTACTTTTATCGTAAGCACCTTGTCGGGGATCACACACTTCAAGACATGCCGGACGCCCCAGAATTCCTTTTCAACGCTGCCCACCTGGAAACGGGCCGAAACTGGACGTTCTCTAAGGCCGCGATGAGGACGTACATGCTCGGTATTGTTGAGAAACCTAACGTCTATCTGGCGAATGTTCTTGCTGCCTCCTCGGCATTACCTCCAGTGTTTCCTCCTATGATTCTCAGGTTGGATCCAGACGTCTTTCGAAGGTCAGAGTACGCGAGACTGTTCGACCGTGTTGACCTTAAGCGGAGGGTGTCACTGTTGGATGGAGGGGTATACGACAACCTCGGCGTACAGCCGATTTCCAGATTTGGGACACTCTTGGTCTCCGATGCTAGTGGCCCACTCGAATCTGAGATTGGCGGCGCTCCGCTTAGGACCCTTTTCCATCGCACGATGCGCCCGATTGCCATCGCCGTCGAGCAGACGAGGGCTCTTAGGCGGAGGGACACATTGAGACAACTTGAGAATGGAGAGAGGCAAGGCGCCTGGTGGGCCGTCGGTACGAGGACTCAGGCCTATCCCGTAAAGAGCCCTTTCGAGGTAGCAGAGGGATGGACGGCACTGCTTGAATCGACCAGAACGCGCCTGAACTCGTTCAGTGACGAGGAGAAGGCCCGCATGATCAATTGGGGCTATCTCCAATGTGACCTTTCGGTCCGCTCACACTACCGCAAGGAGGCTAGTCCCCCTATTTCTCTTCCGTATCCGGAATACTCCTTTGACAGGGACCCGAGCGAGGCCGTTCGCTAA